From the genome of Lotus japonicus ecotype B-129 chromosome 6, LjGifu_v1.2, one region includes:
- the LOC130725975 gene encoding uncharacterized protein LOC130725975: MVIMDELVGQDWEIYLPSFDDDSAWGTDYRQERNIYVGGAIIFKRDPSGQIVETQPLRGRIRFPHAPFRFGLPVEIASSTESEPEEIPIYEPGEGSEPSVNSEYRNPAEGLLIPKEEPMSPVAPPEYGLDEGLKEPAPEVPDAPPGFKWTMDELKQWNLEMQAEIQQGAETPDPSNMWAGHYADCNQDHGWK, encoded by the coding sequence ATGGTGATTATGGACGAGCTGGTGGGTCAGGACTGGGAGATTTATCTCCCTAGTTTTGATGATGACTCAGCCTGGGGCACCGACTACCGCCAGGAGAGGAACATATATGTCGGCGGCGCTATCATCTTCAAGCGTGACCCGAGTGGACAGATTGTGGAGACCCAGCCCCTTAGAGGAAGGATTCGGTTTCCTCATGCACCTTTCCGATTTGGACTTCCTGTGGAGATCGCTAGCAGTACGGAGTCCGAGCCAGAGGAGATTCCCATTTATGAACCAGGCGAGGGAAGCGAGCCTTCGGTGAACTCGGAGTATCGTAACCCTGCGGAGGGACTTCTGATACCAAAGGAGGAGCCTATGAGCCCAGTGGCACCACCCGAGTATGGACTCGATGAGGGACTCAAGGAACCTGCACCTGAGGTACCAGATGCGCCGCCAGGTTTCAAATGGACCATGGATGAATTAAAGCAGTGGAATCTGGAAATGCAAGCGGAGATTCAACAGGGAGCAGAAACGCCAGATCCTTCGAATATGTGGGCTGGACATTACGCAGACTGTAATCAGGACCATGGGTGGAAATGA
- the LOC130726814 gene encoding uncharacterized protein LOC130726814, with protein sequence MESDRGREIERVRRRRQPSAFAAVVGFRGRSALTSMKAMDPRGSWVLPIAEWMFKYGGNDDGFLTLLFQVLCSNYLTAARCFRSKEVFSDKEIDGQNKEILGFK encoded by the exons ATGGAGAGTGATAGggggagagagatagagagagttCGAAGGAGGAGACAACCCTCTGCGTTCGCGGCGGTGGTCGGATTTCGCGGCCGTTCTGCGCTCACCAGCATGAAAGCAATGGATCCTAGGGGATCTTGGGTACTTCCGATAGCCGAGTGGATGTTCAAATATGGTGGAAATGACGATGGCTTCTTG ACTTTGTTATTTCAGGTATTGTGTTCTAATTATCTCACTGCTGCTAGATGTTTTCGATCCAAG GAAGTTTTCTCAGACAAAGAGATCGATGGTCAAAACAAGGAG ATTTTGGGGTTTAAATGA
- the LOC130726091 gene encoding uncharacterized protein LOC130726091: MVIMDELVGQDWEIYLPSFDDDSAWGTDYRQERNIYVGGAIIFKRDPSGQIVETQPLRGRIRFPHAPFRFGLPVEIASSTESEPEEIPVYEPGEGSEPSVNSEYRNPAEGLLIPKEEPMSPVAPPEYGLDEGLKEPAPEVPDAPPGFKWTMDELKQWNLEMQAEIQQGAETPDPSNMWAGHYADCNQDHGWK, encoded by the coding sequence ATGGTGATTATGGACGAGCTGGTGGGTCAGGACTGGGAGATTTATCTCCCTAGTTTTGATGATGACTCAGCCTGGGGCACCGACTACCGCCAGGAGAGGAACATATATGTCGGCGGCGCTATCATCTTCAAGCGTGACCCGAGTGGACAGATTGTGGAGACCCAGCCCCTTAGAGGAAGGATTCGGTTTCCTCATGCACCTTTCCGATTTGGACTTCCTGTGGAGATCGCTAGCAGTACGGAGTCCGAGCCAGAGGAGATTCCCGTTTATGAACCAGGCGAGGGAAGCGAGCCTTCGGTGAACTCGGAGTATCGTAACCCTGCGGAGGGACTTCTGATACCAAAGGAGGAGCCTATGAGCCCAGTGGCACCACCCGAGTATGGACTCGATGAGGGACTCAAGGAACCTGCACCTGAGGTACCAGATGCGCCGCCAGGTTTCAAATGGACCATGGATGAATTAAAGCAGTGGAATCTGGAAATGCAAGCGGAGATTCAACAGGGAGCAGAAACGCCAGATCCTTCGAATATGTGGGCTGGACATTACGCAGACTGTAATCAGGACCATGGGTGGAAATGA